In the Flagellimonas sp. HMM57 genome, one interval contains:
- a CDS encoding YjjG family noncanonical pyrimidine nucleotidase — protein MFKERVTDVFFDLDHTLWDFEKNSALTFEKILDKNKVDVSLDDFLEVYVPINFEYWKLYRENKIGKSELRYQRLKKTFDAIGKDVADDSIHILAHEYIEYLSSFTHLFPDTIEILEYLKPQYRLHIITNGFQEIQEKKLKGSKIHHYFNHIIDSEKAGVKKPHPYIFELALTEANVDAKNALMIGDSLEADIIGAISVGIQAVHFNSHKEQQHDLCRIIDELIEIKSIL, from the coding sequence ATGTTTAAGGAAAGAGTTACCGATGTTTTCTTTGATTTGGACCACACACTCTGGGATTTTGAAAAGAACTCTGCTTTAACATTCGAGAAGATTCTAGACAAAAATAAGGTAGATGTATCCTTAGACGATTTTTTAGAAGTTTACGTACCCATAAATTTTGAATACTGGAAACTGTATCGCGAAAATAAAATAGGCAAATCTGAACTTCGTTATCAAAGGTTGAAAAAAACTTTTGATGCTATTGGTAAAGACGTTGCGGATGATTCCATACATATTTTGGCCCACGAATATATTGAATACCTTTCTTCTTTTACCCATCTCTTCCCCGATACCATTGAGATCTTAGAATACTTAAAACCACAGTATAGGCTACATATTATTACCAATGGATTTCAAGAAATTCAGGAGAAAAAGCTAAAAGGCTCAAAGATTCATCACTATTTTAATCACATCATAGATTCAGAAAAAGCAGGGGTAAAAAAACCACATCCTTATATTTTTGAATTAGCATTGACAGAAGCCAATGTAGATGCTAAAAATGCCTTAATGATAGGAGATAGTCTTGAAGCAGATATCATAGGGGCCATATCCGTAGGAATACAGGCGGTGCATTTCAACTCACATAAAGAGCAACAGCACGATTTATGTAGAATCATCGACGAGCTTATTGAAATAAAAAGTATT